The window ATTATAAAGACAATGCTACATGCTGAGGACAAATGGGTGATTATAAGGGACGATCTAATAGGACTAGTTGAAGATATTAAGAACTTCAATCCCAACATAAGGTTCATTATATATAACGACGACAAGGAGAAAATAAAAGTAGATGACAAGACCATAGATTTCTGGGACTTATTACAGGGAGAACCTAAATACGATCCCGATGAAGAAGGACTAAAAGAGGATATGATGGCAACATTAATGTACACTTCAGGAACCACAGGTAATCCTAAGGGAGTATGGTTTACACATAGAGACCTAGTGCTTCACGCAATGGCTATGGGTACCATATCAAGGGCACCTCCAGTTGAGTTGACAACCAGAGATGTCATGATGAGCCTTGTACCAATGTTCCACGTGCATTCATGGGGATTCCCATATGTTGCCTTAGCAAGTGGTCTTAAGTATGTGCTACCTGGTGTTTACAACCCAGCAACTCAGTTGAAGTTGGTAGCCAATGAGGGAGTAACTTTCTCAGCAATGGTTCCAACAATATTGTTCATGATACTAGCTCAACCAGATATTGACGATTATAAACCATATCTGAAGAACTGGAAAGTTGCTATAGGTGGGGAGGCGCTTCCTGAAGGTTTAGCAAGGAAGGCTAGAGAGTACGGTATTAAATTGTATTCAGGTTACGGTTTGACTGAAACTTGTCCAGTTTTAACTGTGGCATATCATAATTCCATTGTGGAAAGTTTTGATGAAGAGAAGAAGTTCGAGATACAACTGAGCGCTGGAGTTCCGATACCAGGAGTAAAGCTAAGGATAGTGGATGAAGAGGGTAAAGATGTCCCAAGAGGAAAGATAGGAGAAATAGTAGTTAGAGCTCCATGGACAACAAGAGAATACTATAAGGATCCTGAAAAAACAGCCCAATTATGGAGAGGTGGTTGGTTACATACGGGCGATTTAGGATATATTGACGAATATGGTTACTTACATTTAGTGGATAGGGAGAAAGATGCAATAAAGAGCGGTGGTGAGTTCATACCATCACTTCTATTGGAGACAGTCATATCCCTACACCCAAGTGTTGCTGAGGTTGCAGTTGTGGGTATTAGACATGAAAAGTGGGGCGAAAGACCTGTCGCGTTTATAGTGCCTAACGGTCAATTTGATGAGGTAGAAATGAGGAAGTTCCTGATGAAAAAGGTAGAGGAAGGCAAGATACAGAAGTGGTGGATACCAGACAAGTTCTTCGTCGTGGAAGACATACCAAAGACCTCGACTATGAAGGCTGACAAGAAGTTACTGAGGGAAATGGCAAGTAAGGAACTTCAAAAAAAATAGAGGGAATCAATTATGTCCAATTTTTCTCCTAAACTAGAGTTAGAATGTAGGTGTATTAATTTAGGAAAAACATATATATTAAGATTAATGAATTAAACGGTGAGAATATATGCCTCAAAAATTAAGTGGGAAATTTAAGGTGAAAGATCAAGCAAAAGCAGTTCAGTTCGCATCGAACTATTCAAACTTCATATCCTGTTTACCTACTGTCAGGGACATACAGGATAAGAAATTCAAACTAGATGCTACTGTAGGTGCAATGAAGGTCACTGTCGATGGTGAATTGATAGACTATAAGATAACAGAGAACGGATATGTAGCTACAATACAAATAAGAGGTCCTGGTGTCACAACAACCACAACTACCAAGAGTACATTAAATGGAGATGAAGTTGTGTGGGAAGCTGAGTATAAGAATGAAGGCTCTATGGTAGCTATGCTAGGAAACCTCCTCGATACTACAGTTCAAACCATGATGAACCAGACTACAGAGTGTATTAAAAACAAACTTAATAGTTAAAATATTTATTTATTTTTTAACAAATCATTATTATTTTTGCTGTTTTATTAAACTATAAGCCGCTTCTTTACCATTTAACTTAGTTCCTGCTATTTGTGAATTATTATCAGAGTGAAATTGGTTTCATATAAAAAATTTTCACCTATAAGTGTATAAAACTAAATGAACATAATTCAAAATAAGGCAAAATCTGACCATGAAGTTAATTCAAATAAAGGTTTATAAATTCAAAAACAGTATGTAATCTTATGGTAAAAATAGGGGAAAAGGCACCTATATTTGAAGCTGTTACTGATAGTGGAGAGAGAATCTCATTGGCGGACTTCATTGGAAAATATAATATTGTACTCTACTTTTATCCAAAGGACGATACTCCTGGATGCACAACAGAGGCTTGTGCTTTCAGAGATAACTGGGACTCGTTAAAAGGATATGATGCAATGGTTATAGGTGTTAGTTCCGACGATACTAACTCACATAAGAAATTTAAACAAAAGTATAACTTGCCGTTTATCTTGGTAAGTGACCCTGACAAAAAGATTAGAGAAATGTATAACGCAAAGGGCTTTATCCTACCAGCCAGAATAACATTTGTAATTGATAAAAAAGGAGTAATTAGACATATTTATAATTCACAGATGAATCCAGGTAACCATGTAAACGAAGCCCTAAAAGCACTTAAACAGATTAAGTCAGAGGAGATGAGCAAAAGCTGATTTAGCTGATTGAAAGGCTTTGACATTACTCTCATACTTCAGAGACTTGTAAAACGCCTCTTCAGTAAGTAGTCCCTTGAATGCTCCTAAACTGTAAAGGTATCCTAGCAGGGCTGCATTTACAGCTTTAGTATTCCCTGCCTTCTCAGCTATTTCATACGCATTTATCAAATGGACATTTAAACCCTTAAGTCTGTCAAGAACCTCCCTAATCTCCAATAACCTCACTTTAGGTAAAACGGGTCTCAGTACGTAGTTGTTCAGAACTATGACTGTGTTTTTTGAGCAGTAGTTCAAGTTCCTTAGGACTTCAGTAGCCTCTAACCCTACTAAATAATCAGCTCCTCCTAACGCAATGAGAGGAGAATTCACATCCCCTATCCTTACATGAACATTTACAGCCCCTCCCCTTTGAGCTAAACCGTGAGTTTCTGCAACTAATACCTTGACATTACAGTAGTTCCCAGCCTCTGCGATCATTTTGCCCATTGTTATAATACCTTGACCGCCTACTCCTGCAAGAAGGATATTTACTCTAGCCATAACTTATCCCATCCCTCCGGCTTATCTCCCTTTATAGATATTGCCTTAAATGGACAGACTGGTACACATGCTCCACAGCCTATACAGTTATAAACGTCTATTTCAGC is drawn from Sulfolobus acidocaldarius SUSAZ and contains these coding sequences:
- a CDS encoding long-chain fatty acid--CoA ligase, with the translated sequence MSSGYYKYQLTIDKFLDSGETVFPTREIVYTDKRRYTFKKFAESAKILANALKKIGVKKGDIVGVIDWDTDVYMHLYYAVPMIGAVLHTVNLRYPPELIIKTMLHAEDKWVIIRDDLIGLVEDIKNFNPNIRFIIYNDDKEKIKVDDKTIDFWDLLQGEPKYDPDEEGLKEDMMATLMYTSGTTGNPKGVWFTHRDLVLHAMAMGTISRAPPVELTTRDVMMSLVPMFHVHSWGFPYVALASGLKYVLPGVYNPATQLKLVANEGVTFSAMVPTILFMILAQPDIDDYKPYLKNWKVAIGGEALPEGLARKAREYGIKLYSGYGLTETCPVLTVAYHNSIVESFDEEKKFEIQLSAGVPIPGVKLRIVDEEGKDVPRGKIGEIVVRAPWTTREYYKDPEKTAQLWRGGWLHTGDLGYIDEYGYLHLVDREKDAIKSGGEFIPSLLLETVISLHPSVAEVAVVGIRHEKWGERPVAFIVPNGQFDEVEMRKFLMKKVEEGKIQKWWIPDKFFVVEDIPKTSTMKADKKLLREMASKELQKK
- a CDS encoding alkyl hydroperoxide reductase, encoding MVKIGEKAPIFEAVTDSGERISLADFIGKYNIVLYFYPKDDTPGCTTEACAFRDNWDSLKGYDAMVIGVSSDDTNSHKKFKQKYNLPFILVSDPDKKIREMYNAKGFILPARITFVIDKKGVIRHIYNSQMNPGNHVNEALKALKQIKSEEMSKS
- a CDS encoding indolepyruvate oxidoreductase, producing the protein MARVNILLAGVGGQGIITMGKMIAEAGNYCNVKVLVAETHGLAQRGGAVNVHVRIGDVNSPLIALGGADYLVGLEATEVLRNLNYCSKNTVIVLNNYVLRPVLPKVRLLEIREVLDRLKGLNVHLINAYEIAEKAGNTKAVNAALLGYLYSLGAFKGLLTEEAFYKSLKYESNVKAFQSAKSAFAHLL